A portion of the Thermotoga sp. genome contains these proteins:
- a CDS encoding exonuclease SbcCD subunit D produces the protein MIELKELKLLHTSDWHFGITSWNSSKPVDRRVEIKKALDRVIEEAEREDVDLFLVTGDLLHNRSNPGVLAVNEAMEYLRKMLKIAPVVVLLGNHDWRGLKAFGDLLQVLSSDLVFLRHYEPVDVVAKRGQKVRILPFPYPEESEGLEAKISKGKDFSLYLESKLSKLREAGKEDFAVFMGHFTVEGLEPYVSVEQGREIVINRNLIPSFVDYVALGHLHGFRVVQEQPLMVYSGSPIRLDFGEEGDEKGAVLVVVKRGSEPDYRRIDTDPLPLKTLFYKTLDTSARREIKEFCRTFQGYVRVTYEEDPFNIAHEILGEIDNVVKVEKRIEKVFRSSVNDVREEISKLDFFELFKEYVKIRVENHENIIKLFEELLEEVRKNET, from the coding sequence GTGATTGAATTGAAGGAGTTGAAGCTGCTTCACACCTCAGACTGGCATTTTGGAATCACTTCCTGGAACAGTTCAAAGCCTGTGGATCGCAGGGTTGAGATAAAAAAGGCACTGGATAGGGTGATCGAAGAGGCAGAGAGAGAGGACGTAGACCTTTTCTTGGTAACAGGGGATTTGCTTCACAACAGATCGAATCCCGGTGTTCTTGCCGTGAACGAAGCCATGGAGTACTTAAGAAAGATGCTGAAGATCGCACCAGTTGTGGTGCTACTGGGTAACCACGATTGGCGTGGCTTGAAAGCGTTCGGGGATCTGCTTCAAGTTCTATCGAGTGACCTTGTCTTTTTGAGGCATTACGAGCCTGTGGATGTTGTCGCAAAACGGGGGCAGAAGGTAAGAATCCTCCCCTTTCCATATCCGGAGGAATCGGAAGGACTCGAAGCAAAAATATCAAAAGGAAAAGATTTCTCCCTGTATCTTGAGTCGAAACTGTCAAAACTCCGGGAGGCAGGTAAAGAAGACTTTGCGGTGTTCATGGGTCACTTCACAGTGGAAGGTCTAGAGCCTTACGTGAGTGTTGAGCAAGGAAGGGAGATTGTGATAAACCGAAATCTTATTCCATCCTTCGTTGACTACGTGGCGCTCGGGCACCTACACGGTTTTCGAGTGGTACAGGAACAACCATTGATGGTTTACTCTGGATCCCCTATAAGACTGGATTTTGGTGAAGAAGGAGATGAAAAAGGTGCAGTGCTTGTGGTTGTGAAAAGGGGAAGCGAACCCGATTACAGAAGAATCGATACCGATCCACTTCCACTGAAGACCCTGTTTTACAAAACGCTGGACACCTCTGCAAGGAGAGAAATAAAAGAATTCTGTCGCACCTTTCAAGGTTATGTGAGAGTCACCTACGAAGAAGATCCTTTCAACATAGCTCATGAGATTCTCGGTGAGATCGACAATGTAGTGAAGGTTGAAAAAAGGATCGAAAAAGTGTTTCGAAGCAGCGTGAACGATGTGAGAGAAGAAATATCGAAACTGGATTTCTTCGAGCTCTTCAAAGAGTACGTGAAGATCCGTGTGGAGAATCACGAGAACATCATAAAACTTTTTGAGGAGTTGCTCGAAGAGGTGAGAAAGAATGAAACCTGA
- a CDS encoding AAA family ATPase — MKPERLVAKNFLGLKSVDITFERGITIIEGPNGAGKSSIFEAISFALFGEGIRYGRSVYDYVNTGSSERKAQLVFRFERGGRRYEVLREIDSSGRKRHSAVLVEVLEEGKKARQAVKVDDVRKKIEEILGVDSKPSRRRSSSHRERSMSS; from the coding sequence ATGAAACCTGAAAGACTCGTAGCTAAAAATTTCCTCGGGTTGAAGAGTGTGGATATAACTTTCGAAAGAGGCATCACGATTATAGAAGGTCCAAACGGTGCTGGAAAGTCATCGATATTCGAAGCCATCTCTTTTGCACTGTTCGGAGAGGGTATAAGATACGGAAGAAGCGTTTATGACTATGTGAACACGGGATCTTCAGAAAGAAAGGCCCAGCTGGTCTTCCGTTTTGAGCGAGGAGGCAGAAGATACGAAGTCCTGAGGGAAATAGACTCGAGTGGAAGAAAGAGACATTCTGCTGTCCTTGTTGAAGTGTTGGAAGAAGGGAAGAAAGCGAGGCAAGCAGTGAAAGTGGATGATGTGAGAAAGAAAATCGAGGAGATTCTGGGAGTGGACTCCAAACCTTCACGAAGACGATCTTCCTCCCACAGGGAAAGATCGATGAGCTCTTGA
- a CDS encoding SMC family ATPase, producing MKSTPGEVSKIISDVFLDEDILKKLEDTLSKKVSELSQEISGHEKVLSEILGYLDEYRLEDLNKKLAALLNEKERLLDEERKLREEEKRLSYLVERYRELEEKRRRLEKLLQEKEKLEEEVKQERKIKKARELKPIFEELRIREREQARLSDEMSRYRARFNKLQVEKEKAIERLSLYEKSFSQKREQAEDLRDEIEEYERILEGSQPLVERRIRVFEAIERIEQEVKELREELEKRRKEFFHLESIIEEKKATLQETEERLLELKKNQLMWLAYQIASHLKDGDTCPVCGGKFHGEAKAVDFDREYFEKLEKEKAILESKLGVLEERRRNLSASIEEVEKALAHKEQILNELVEEKGTIEKELDRIGYKEGMERIIRERRRIVEELEKECRALSEKVASEKARIEQLDEQIRNILSEMETKKESLDASRRELERLKEDFMKRLKDTGLNSEEFEILVREEPRNVESALKAVETEICLLERDVKSLEEKGLNPEIVKEYERVLGQQDEVKRKLSELNREEGRVRHIIEEVKTKEKKGKELEVKLLELKKRLEEFGLLKRLLFRKDEFYSYFTEKVLEAVLKRTNSYLEVLTDGRFKMDFVSSKGFVIYDRGIERLASGLSGGESSLIAISLAMSLAEVASGRLDAFFIDEGFSSLDVENKAKVASVLKELKKLNKVIVLITHDREFSNAFERRLRIEEGVVVSNE from the coding sequence TTGAAGTCAACCCCCGGTGAGGTATCCAAGATCATATCAGACGTCTTTTTGGACGAGGATATTTTGAAGAAGCTGGAGGACACACTCAGCAAGAAGGTGAGCGAGTTGAGTCAGGAGATATCGGGTCATGAAAAAGTCCTTTCAGAGATCCTCGGCTACCTCGATGAGTACAGGCTGGAGGATTTGAACAAAAAGCTTGCAGCCTTGTTGAACGAAAAAGAAAGGCTTCTGGACGAGGAGAGAAAGCTCCGAGAAGAAGAAAAGAGGCTGTCTTACCTTGTTGAACGATATCGGGAGCTGGAAGAAAAGAGAAGAAGACTGGAAAAGCTGCTCCAAGAGAAGGAAAAGCTGGAGGAAGAGGTGAAGCAGGAAAGGAAAATAAAGAAGGCAAGGGAACTCAAACCCATTTTTGAAGAGCTACGTATTAGGGAAAGAGAGCAAGCACGCCTTTCCGATGAGATGAGCAGATACAGAGCACGTTTCAACAAACTTCAGGTGGAAAAGGAGAAGGCAATAGAAAGACTTTCGTTGTATGAAAAAAGTTTTTCACAGAAGAGAGAGCAAGCAGAGGATCTTCGCGATGAAATAGAAGAGTACGAGAGAATACTGGAAGGTTCACAACCGCTTGTGGAGAGAAGGATCAGAGTATTTGAGGCCATAGAGCGAATTGAACAGGAAGTGAAGGAACTCCGTGAGGAACTGGAAAAGAGAAGGAAGGAATTCTTTCACCTTGAGAGTATCATAGAAGAGAAGAAAGCAACCCTTCAAGAGACGGAGGAAAGGCTCCTTGAGCTGAAGAAAAACCAGCTGATGTGGTTAGCATATCAGATAGCATCGCATCTGAAAGATGGAGATACGTGCCCGGTATGTGGTGGAAAGTTTCACGGAGAGGCAAAAGCAGTTGATTTTGATCGTGAATATTTCGAGAAACTGGAAAAGGAAAAGGCCATCCTGGAGAGCAAGCTGGGTGTTCTCGAAGAAAGAAGGAGAAATCTTTCAGCATCGATCGAGGAAGTGGAAAAGGCTCTGGCCCACAAAGAACAAATACTGAACGAGTTGGTAGAGGAGAAAGGAACGATAGAAAAAGAACTCGACCGAATCGGGTATAAAGAAGGAATGGAAAGAATCATCAGAGAAAGAAGAAGAATCGTCGAGGAACTCGAGAAAGAATGTAGGGCTCTTTCAGAAAAAGTGGCCTCGGAGAAAGCAAGGATCGAGCAACTCGATGAGCAGATCAGAAACATCCTGAGCGAAATGGAAACAAAGAAAGAGAGCCTTGATGCTTCGAGAAGAGAGTTGGAACGCTTGAAAGAAGATTTTATGAAGAGATTGAAGGACACGGGTTTGAACTCCGAAGAATTCGAGATTCTGGTGAGAGAAGAGCCAAGGAATGTTGAGAGCGCGCTGAAGGCTGTTGAAACGGAGATCTGCTTACTCGAAAGGGATGTTAAAAGCTTGGAAGAGAAGGGATTGAACCCGGAGATAGTGAAGGAGTACGAAAGGGTCCTGGGCCAGCAGGATGAGGTGAAAAGAAAACTTTCCGAGCTAAACAGGGAAGAGGGTAGGGTGCGGCACATAATAGAGGAAGTGAAGACGAAGGAGAAGAAGGGAAAAGAACTGGAGGTCAAATTGCTGGAGCTGAAGAAGAGACTCGAGGAGTTTGGACTTTTGAAAAGGCTTTTGTTCCGTAAAGACGAGTTTTACTCGTACTTCACGGAGAAGGTGCTCGAAGCTGTTTTAAAGCGAACCAACTCCTATTTAGAGGTGTTAACGGACGGTCGGTTCAAAATGGATTTCGTTTCCAGCAAAGGATTCGTGATATATGACAGAGGGATCGAAAGGCTAGCAAGCGGGCTTTCCGGAGGAGAGAGTTCCCTGATAGCGATTTCTCTCGCCATGTCTTTAGCTGAAGTTGCTTCCGGCAGACTCGACGCATTTTTCATAGACGAGGGGTTTTCAAGCCTCGACGTCGAAAACAAGGCGAAGGTGGCCTCTGTTTTGAAAGAACTGAAAAAACTGAACAAAGTGATCGTTCTGATCACGCACGACAGGGAATTCTCGAATGCTTTCGAGAGAAGGCTGAGAATAGAAGAAGGGGTTGTCGTATCGAATGAGTGA
- a CDS encoding ABC transporter ATP-binding protein: MKKGESLGIVGKNSAGKTTLLKILATILKPDEGRLFLFGKDALKDLRSVRRRIAFVPEFPSLLEELSVYENLVFFSQLKGTRVKNSLISELMLESFLNTIVQNASKGVKQRLAIAVALLGEPELVILDEPTSGLDIESAGVVRDMLKRLKKEGITIIVSSHIEEDIKSVCDRILFINNEHRGEGQ; this comes from the coding sequence GTGAAAAAAGGAGAATCGCTCGGGATCGTTGGGAAAAATTCGGCGGGCAAGACAACTCTTCTGAAGATCCTTGCAACCATCCTGAAACCGGATGAAGGAAGGCTGTTCCTCTTTGGAAAAGATGCCCTCAAAGACCTCAGAAGTGTTCGCCGAAGAATAGCCTTTGTTCCGGAGTTCCCCTCCCTTTTGGAAGAGCTCTCTGTTTACGAAAACCTGGTGTTCTTCTCTCAGCTCAAAGGCACTCGAGTGAAGAATTCGCTGATATCGGAGCTTATGCTGGAATCTTTCTTGAACACAATCGTTCAAAACGCTTCAAAGGGAGTAAAACAGAGACTGGCGATTGCAGTGGCACTTCTCGGCGAGCCTGAACTGGTGATCCTGGACGAGCCCACCAGCGGATTGGATATAGAATCTGCAGGCGTTGTGAGAGATATGTTGAAAAGATTGAAGAAAGAGGGTATCACAATAATCGTTTCTTCACATATAGAGGAGGATATAAAAAGCGTATGTGACAGGATCCTCTTCATCAACAACGAACACAGGGGGGAAGGACAGTGA